The following are encoded in a window of Meiothermus sp. CFH 77666 genomic DNA:
- a CDS encoding response regulator transcription factor, which produces MSKLLLVEDEPSVRMGLRLSLSKAGHQVLEAPTASEAWDKLASADLVILDWMLPDEPGVRLLERLRRDGRYENLPVLMLTARASEGDRVEGLTRGADDYLTKPFSTPELIARVQALLRRVGKSGRLERGALSLDLERHQAFLDGHALELTRREFELLAFLARHPGRVYTREELLERVWGQEFLGTARTVDQHVAQLRDKLNEDPKAPRFLETLRGVGYRFRE; this is translated from the coding sequence ATGTCGAAACTGCTCCTGGTCGAGGACGAACCCTCTGTTCGGATGGGGTTGCGGCTTTCATTATCCAAGGCCGGGCATCAGGTTCTGGAGGCGCCCACTGCCAGCGAAGCCTGGGACAAGCTTGCCAGTGCCGACCTGGTTATCCTCGACTGGATGCTCCCGGATGAGCCCGGTGTACGGCTCCTGGAGCGCTTGCGCCGCGATGGGCGCTACGAAAACCTGCCGGTGCTGATGCTCACGGCCAGGGCCAGCGAAGGTGACCGGGTGGAGGGACTAACCCGTGGAGCTGATGATTACCTGACAAAGCCATTCTCTACCCCCGAACTCATAGCACGGGTACAGGCCCTGTTGCGTCGGGTGGGCAAGAGTGGACGGTTGGAACGTGGGGCGCTGAGCCTGGATTTGGAGCGCCACCAGGCTTTTCTGGATGGACACGCCCTCGAGCTCACCCGCCGGGAGTTTGAACTGCTGGCCTTTCTGGCCCGTCATCCCGGGCGGGTGTACACCCGCGAAGAACTCCTGGAGCGGGTCTGGGGGCAGGAGTTCTTGGGTACGGCTCGCACTGTGGATCAGCATGTGGCCCAGTTACGCGATAAGCTCAATGAAGACCCCAAGGCTCCCCGCTTCCTGGAAACCCTGCGCGGTGTAGGGTATCGCTTCAGAGAGTGA
- a CDS encoding ATP-binding protein encodes MNTLLQDAWEKAREGVLVFAEDRVLYLNPVAAELLGVEREKVLGRPLLLALRDHKLEALCRMGGETTIQTRNRTVWAKAVPGILLLWDQTEEKNRLEALEESSRVLAHEFRTPVAGMLSLLEALQSGLKGPEAQEALQMLYQETQRLRRLVEDLPLTRRPSQERTFALEELQSRLERFLAPQLAEKSAWIHWQIPHTIRANPDAVYQALLNLLDNALKYGTGAEIVVVSGQNADGVWLEVRNQGQPLEEFEKLFQAGQRGVHAANVRGTGLGLALVRRLAAGWGGTAYGRALENGNAFGLTFPHHADVTSEPRATRASV; translated from the coding sequence ATGAACACCCTCCTGCAAGATGCCTGGGAAAAAGCCCGCGAAGGGGTGCTGGTCTTTGCCGAAGACCGGGTGCTTTACCTGAACCCTGTGGCCGCCGAACTGCTGGGGGTCGAGCGCGAAAAGGTGCTGGGTCGCCCGTTGCTGCTGGCCTTGCGCGACCACAAACTCGAGGCCCTTTGTCGTATGGGCGGCGAGACCACCATCCAGACCCGCAACCGTACCGTGTGGGCCAAGGCCGTGCCCGGCATCCTGCTTTTGTGGGATCAGACCGAGGAGAAAAACCGGCTCGAGGCCCTCGAGGAGTCCAGTCGGGTGCTGGCCCACGAGTTTCGTACCCCCGTGGCCGGGATGCTTTCCTTGCTGGAGGCTTTGCAAAGCGGCCTGAAGGGCCCGGAGGCGCAGGAAGCCTTGCAGATGCTCTACCAGGAAACCCAGCGCCTGCGTCGCCTGGTTGAAGACCTGCCCCTGACCCGCCGCCCTTCGCAGGAGCGCACTTTTGCCCTGGAAGAGTTGCAAAGCCGCCTCGAGCGCTTCCTGGCCCCCCAGCTGGCCGAGAAGTCGGCCTGGATTCACTGGCAAATTCCCCATACCATCCGGGCCAACCCGGATGCCGTGTACCAGGCCCTGCTCAACCTGCTGGATAACGCGCTGAAGTATGGAACAGGTGCTGAAATTGTGGTTGTCAGCGGGCAAAACGCCGATGGGGTATGGCTCGAGGTGCGCAACCAAGGCCAGCCCCTGGAGGAGTTTGAGAAGCTCTTCCAGGCCGGCCAGCGCGGCGTGCATGCGGCCAATGTGCGCGGCACAGGTCTGGGGCTGGCCCTGGTGCGGCGGCTGGCGGCTGGATGGGGTGGCACCGCGTATGGACGCGCCCTCGAGAACGGCAACGCCTTCGGCCTGACCTTTCCCCACCATGCAGACGTTACATCAGAACCTCGAGCCACTAGAGCATCGGTTTAA
- the phoU gene encoding phosphate signaling complex protein PhoU has protein sequence MRETLDRELNRLTEQTIRMISLVRDMVDKSARALSEQDPRLAQEIIAQDAEVDALELEIEAQTITLMARQGLVASDLRFAFTIIKALTDLERAADYAAHVAEDVIVLAKEPPLKNYITLPDMGRRLTLMLDLVSKAIAERDIEAAKEVFRRDDEIDGLYEEVSRELLTYMMEDPRTITKALTLGRVARSYERLGDHLENISERILYWLTGKMEKKPEDVF, from the coding sequence ATGCGTGAAACCCTGGATCGTGAACTGAACCGCCTGACCGAACAGACCATCCGCATGATCTCGCTGGTGCGCGATATGGTAGATAAAAGCGCCAGGGCGCTCAGTGAGCAAGACCCCCGACTGGCCCAGGAGATCATCGCCCAGGACGCTGAGGTGGATGCCCTCGAGCTGGAAATCGAGGCCCAGACCATCACCCTCATGGCCCGTCAGGGGCTGGTGGCCTCAGACCTGCGTTTTGCCTTTACCATCATCAAAGCCCTGACCGACCTCGAGCGGGCTGCCGACTATGCTGCCCACGTGGCCGAAGACGTGATTGTGCTGGCCAAGGAGCCCCCGCTCAAAAACTACATCACCCTGCCCGATATGGGCCGCCGCCTGACCCTGATGCTCGACCTGGTTTCCAAGGCCATTGCCGAGCGCGACATCGAAGCTGCCAAAGAAGTATTCCGCCGCGATGACGAAATAGACGGGCTCTACGAGGAGGTCTCGCGCGAACTCCTGACCTACATGATGGAAGACCCCCGCACCATCACCAAGGCCCTCACCCTGGGTCGGGTGGCTCGTAGCTACGAACGTCTGGGAGACCACCTCGAAAACATTTCGGAGCGTATCCTCTACTGGCTCACCGGCAAGATGGAGAAAAAGCCCGAGGATGTATTTTGA
- a CDS encoding universal stress protein — MFKKILIPTDGSDFCQGALEQGFDLARLSGGEVTLLYAIESPYEAFQSYSTQPPEYIEKLMTDFKAEAQKVLDRIAAEAESKGVHTRAVIVEEHPVPAILEAAKEHDLVVMATHGRKGIDRVLMGSVTDKVLHNCSTPVLVVRGASG; from the coding sequence ATGTTCAAAAAAATCTTGATTCCTACGGATGGCAGCGATTTTTGCCAGGGCGCCCTCGAGCAAGGATTTGATCTGGCCAGACTGTCGGGGGGAGAAGTGACATTACTGTATGCCATTGAGAGTCCTTACGAGGCCTTCCAGAGTTATTCCACTCAACCCCCCGAATACATCGAGAAGCTCATGACCGATTTCAAAGCGGAGGCCCAGAAAGTTCTGGATCGTATTGCAGCCGAGGCGGAATCGAAGGGGGTTCATACCCGTGCGGTGATTGTCGAGGAACACCCGGTGCCCGCTATTCTCGAGGCCGCCAAGGAACACGACCTGGTGGTGATGGCAACGCATGGACGTAAGGGAATTGACCGTGTGTTGATGGGCAGCGTCACCGATAAAGTGCTGCATAACTGTTCCACGCCTGTTCTGGTGGTTCGGGGAGCCAGCGGATAG
- the efp gene encoding elongation factor P: MISVTDLRNGTKVKMDGALWQCVDYQHQKIGRGGAKVVAKFKNLETGATVERSFNSGEKLEDIYVETKDLQYLYPEGEELVFMDLETYEQFHVSRDISEATKFLKEGMTVQGAMYNGRPLDITLPASVELKIVETPPGVRGDTVSGGSKPATLETGAVVQVPLFVESGEVIRVDTRTGEYLGRA, translated from the coding sequence ATGATTAGCGTTACCGATCTGCGGAACGGAACCAAAGTCAAGATGGATGGGGCACTCTGGCAGTGCGTGGACTACCAACACCAGAAAATTGGGCGGGGTGGCGCCAAAGTGGTCGCCAAGTTCAAAAACCTCGAGACCGGCGCAACCGTAGAGCGCTCATTCAACTCGGGCGAGAAGCTCGAGGATATCTACGTTGAGACCAAAGACCTTCAGTACCTCTATCCAGAGGGTGAGGAACTGGTGTTCATGGATCTGGAAACCTACGAGCAGTTCCATGTCTCGCGGGATATTTCCGAGGCCACCAAGTTCCTCAAAGAGGGGATGACGGTGCAAGGGGCCATGTACAATGGCCGTCCCCTGGACATTACCCTGCCCGCTTCGGTGGAGCTCAAAATCGTCGAGACCCCCCCTGGAGTGCGTGGGGATACGGTTTCGGGCGGCTCCAAGCCTGCTACCCTCGAGACCGGGGCGGTGGTGCAGGTACCGCTGTTTGTTGAAAGCGGAGAGGTCATTCGGGTGGATACCCGCACCGGAGAGTATCTAGGTCGCGCCTGA
- the accB gene encoding acetyl-CoA carboxylase biotin carboxyl carrier protein, with protein MNAKELKSILQALQEHEVSELTLETPDYKLTVKRGGEVQYVAAPAPVVIQPPAVAPVAQAVTPAPAATPAPTPAAAPAPSPAPKAETPKEDTDKYVEVKAPIVGTFYRAPSPDAEPFVKEGDTVKKGQVLCIIEAMKLMNEIESEVSGVVRKILVANGEPIEYGQTLFLIEPA; from the coding sequence ATGAACGCAAAGGAACTGAAGTCCATCCTCCAAGCCTTGCAAGAACATGAGGTGTCCGAGTTGACCCTCGAGACCCCTGATTACAAACTAACGGTCAAGCGAGGCGGCGAGGTGCAGTATGTAGCGGCCCCGGCTCCCGTAGTCATCCAGCCCCCTGCGGTGGCCCCGGTTGCACAAGCCGTGACCCCTGCGCCGGCAGCTACCCCAGCCCCAACCCCTGCGGCGGCTCCAGCCCCAAGTCCAGCTCCCAAGGCCGAAACGCCCAAGGAAGACACTGACAAATACGTTGAAGTTAAGGCGCCCATCGTCGGTACGTTTTACCGCGCGCCCTCTCCCGATGCCGAGCCCTTTGTCAAGGAAGGGGACACTGTCAAGAAAGGCCAGGTCTTGTGCATCATCGAGGCCATGAAGCTCATGAACGAGATCGAGAGTGAAGTTTCGGGCGTGGTGCGGAAAATTCTGGTGGCCAATGGCGAGCCCATCGAGTACGGCCAAACCCTGTTTTTGATCGAGCCTGCATAA
- the accC gene encoding acetyl-CoA carboxylase biotin carboxylase subunit: protein MFKKIMVANRGEIALRVLRAARELGVKVVVAHSEADSQSLPVLLADEAICIGPPPSAQSYLNIPNLLSAAIISGAEAIHPGYGFLAENPQFAEMCRDHGIVFIGPTPESMHSLGSKAGGREIAAKSNVPTVPGTGVLQSVEEALEAAEKIGYPVLLKASAGGGGRGQKVVRSSEEMKTAFAQAQVEAQNYFSDPSLILEKYIELFRHVEVQVMGDGKGHVVHVGERDCSIQRRNQKLIEEAPSRLEESLRQEILAAGVRLAKYVNYQGAGTLEFIVDPDGNFYFMEMNTRIQVEHCVSEMISGLDLVKLQIKIAAGEPFTLQQSDIELRGHAIECRINAEDYEKDFRPSIGKIETLHFPGGTGVRVDSHLYAGYSIPPNYDSLVAKLIVHGENREEAIARMRRALSETVIEGPGVKTTVPFHLKVMDNAFYKRGAIYTNFVTTRMSE from the coding sequence ATGTTCAAGAAAATAATGGTTGCCAACCGAGGTGAGATTGCCCTGCGGGTATTGCGGGCTGCGCGGGAGCTGGGGGTTAAGGTGGTGGTGGCCCACAGCGAAGCCGATAGCCAGTCGCTGCCCGTTTTGCTGGCCGACGAGGCTATCTGCATTGGGCCGCCCCCTTCGGCCCAAAGCTACCTCAATATTCCCAATTTGCTGTCTGCGGCCATAATTTCTGGCGCTGAGGCCATTCACCCTGGTTATGGTTTCCTGGCGGAAAACCCGCAGTTTGCCGAGATGTGCCGCGACCACGGGATCGTCTTCATCGGCCCTACTCCGGAGTCCATGCATAGCCTGGGCTCCAAGGCGGGGGGGCGGGAGATTGCCGCCAAGTCCAACGTCCCCACCGTTCCGGGCACCGGGGTTTTGCAGTCGGTAGAGGAGGCCCTCGAGGCCGCCGAAAAAATCGGCTATCCGGTGCTCCTAAAGGCCAGTGCAGGGGGTGGAGGCCGAGGCCAGAAGGTGGTGCGCTCTTCAGAGGAAATGAAGACCGCATTTGCCCAGGCCCAGGTCGAGGCGCAGAACTACTTCTCCGACCCTTCGCTGATTCTGGAAAAGTACATCGAGCTGTTCCGCCACGTCGAAGTGCAGGTGATGGGGGATGGCAAGGGGCACGTGGTACACGTGGGTGAGCGCGACTGCTCGATTCAGCGCCGCAACCAGAAGCTCATCGAGGAAGCGCCCAGCCGCCTCGAGGAGTCCCTGCGTCAGGAAATCCTGGCGGCGGGGGTGCGCCTGGCCAAGTATGTCAACTACCAGGGTGCGGGGACGCTCGAGTTTATCGTAGACCCCGACGGCAATTTTTACTTCATGGAGATGAACACCCGCATCCAGGTTGAGCACTGCGTCTCCGAGATGATCTCGGGTCTCGATCTGGTCAAACTCCAGATTAAAATTGCCGCCGGTGAGCCTTTTACCCTTCAACAAAGCGATATAGAGCTCAGGGGCCACGCCATCGAGTGTCGCATCAACGCCGAGGACTACGAAAAAGATTTCCGCCCCAGCATCGGCAAGATTGAAACCCTGCATTTTCCCGGTGGCACCGGTGTTCGCGTGGACTCGCACCTCTACGCAGGCTATAGCATCCCCCCCAACTACGACTCCCTGGTAGCCAAGCTCATTGTGCACGGTGAGAACCGGGAAGAGGCCATTGCCCGGATGCGCCGTGCGCTCTCCGAAACCGTCATCGAGGGGCCCGGGGTCAAGACCACCGTGCCCTTCCATCTCAAGGTGATGGACAACGCCTTCTACAAGCGGGGGGCCATTTACACCAACTTTGTGACCACACGAATGTCGGAATAA
- a CDS encoding site-2 protease family protein, which produces MFFFELLGRDPLAYLVAFAAGAFGLVVHNLFQAYLADRYKDGDPRRYGFLTAEPRVHLDGLGLIFLALIGFGFPRLVPWRLFGPKGAQTALMGPLGFFVAAFVYILLGRLLEGLGPATSSIALGLQVAGSLMIGHAAVFLFPVPPLDGARVVYAIGSAEARRFMDQLQSYGFVGFFLIFLVLNLSGILPAIRAGLSGLLNSLFAAIGL; this is translated from the coding sequence ATGTTTTTCTTCGAGCTTCTTGGTAGAGACCCCCTGGCCTATCTGGTCGCTTTTGCGGCGGGTGCTTTCGGCCTGGTTGTGCACAACCTGTTTCAAGCCTATCTGGCCGACCGCTACAAGGATGGCGACCCTCGGCGCTACGGCTTTCTGACAGCAGAACCCAGGGTGCACCTGGATGGCCTGGGGCTCATTTTCCTGGCCCTGATTGGCTTTGGGTTTCCCCGCCTGGTGCCCTGGCGGCTCTTCGGCCCCAAGGGTGCGCAGACTGCCCTGATGGGACCGCTGGGCTTTTTTGTGGCGGCTTTTGTTTACATACTTCTTGGAAGGCTTTTGGAGGGCCTAGGCCCGGCCACCTCGAGCATCGCCCTGGGTCTGCAGGTAGCCGGTTCCCTCATGATCGGCCATGCGGCGGTGTTCTTGTTCCCGGTGCCCCCGCTGGATGGCGCCAGGGTGGTTTACGCCATTGGCAGTGCCGAGGCCCGGCGCTTTATGGATCAGCTTCAGAGCTACGGCTTTGTGGGCTTCTTCCTGATTTTTCTGGTGCTGAACTTGAGCGGAATACTGCCGGCCATCCGGGCGGGGCTCAGTGGTTTGCTCAACAGCCTTTTTGCGGCCATTGGGTTGTAG
- a CDS encoding site-2 protease family protein → MGLLPLLQSDPLAFVLVILVLMFSLALHEWGHAITALWMGDPTAKEQGRVSLNPLKHLDLIGSVMILLVGFGWAKPVPIYPPNFRHYRAGLFLVSIAGIVINLLIAAGLALFLRWMLDMGYLQSPTDVLEVVIQAAAVAASINLTLAVFNLLPIPPLDGSKILQSFLPLHWQPYIWRLEMNPTYAIVAMLLLLTVFRQPLSSFLSTVRTQFFNLFGL, encoded by the coding sequence ATGGGTCTATTACCGCTTCTGCAAAGTGATCCCCTGGCATTTGTGCTGGTGATATTGGTGTTGATGTTTTCATTGGCCCTGCACGAGTGGGGGCATGCCATCACGGCGCTCTGGATGGGCGACCCAACTGCCAAAGAGCAAGGCCGGGTGAGCCTTAACCCCCTCAAGCACCTCGACCTCATTGGTTCGGTGATGATACTGCTGGTGGGCTTTGGGTGGGCCAAGCCCGTGCCCATCTACCCGCCCAACTTTCGCCACTACCGGGCGGGGCTATTTTTGGTCTCTATTGCGGGTATTGTGATTAATTTGCTGATTGCTGCCGGGCTGGCTCTATTCTTACGCTGGATGCTGGATATGGGTTACTTGCAGAGCCCCACAGATGTGCTTGAGGTGGTGATTCAGGCCGCAGCCGTAGCGGCGAGCATCAACCTGACCCTGGCGGTTTTTAACCTCCTGCCCATCCCGCCCCTGGATGGCTCCAAAATTTTGCAGAGCTTTTTACCCCTGCACTGGCAACCCTACATCTGGCGACTGGAGATGAACCCTACCTACGCGATTGTGGCCATGCTGTTGTTGCTAACAGTGTTCCGCCAACCCCTGAGCAGCTTTTTGAGCACGGTGCGTACGCAGTTCTTCAATCTGTTTGGTTTGTAG
- a CDS encoding deoxyribonuclease IV gives MRYGFHVSIAGKLGVAGAAEEAHLLGLSAIQIFAKSPRSWKTRSLKAGEIEGFRARRENLGGLPTVIHASYLVNLAAEGELWEKSVFSLADDLAKAQMLGIEYVVVHPGSGSAEKARAGALKACELAGLGKNGSWLLLENTAGGGEKLGASLRTLAELVEGTPLGVCFDTCHAFAAGYSLAEALDELEQTVGLHRVPVIHLNDSVGERGSQIDHHASLMEGKIGEELMDFVLDPRLQDKIFIMETPRGTLEDAHNLRVLRGWLSST, from the coding sequence GTGAGATACGGTTTTCATGTGTCCATTGCGGGCAAGCTGGGTGTTGCAGGGGCTGCCGAAGAGGCCCATTTGCTCGGCCTGAGCGCCATTCAGATTTTTGCCAAAAGCCCGCGCAGCTGGAAAACCCGCAGCCTGAAAGCGGGCGAGATAGAGGGCTTTCGGGCCCGCCGGGAAAACCTGGGCGGCCTGCCCACAGTGATTCATGCCTCTTACCTGGTGAACCTGGCCGCCGAGGGCGAGCTATGGGAAAAAAGTGTGTTCAGCCTGGCCGACGACCTGGCCAAAGCCCAGATGCTGGGTATCGAGTATGTGGTGGTGCATCCGGGCTCGGGGTCCGCCGAAAAAGCCAGGGCGGGGGCTTTGAAGGCCTGCGAGCTGGCCGGACTGGGTAAAAATGGATCCTGGTTGTTGCTCGAGAACACTGCCGGGGGCGGCGAAAAGCTGGGCGCCAGCCTGCGCACCCTGGCCGAGTTAGTCGAGGGTACCCCCCTGGGGGTTTGCTTCGATACCTGCCATGCCTTTGCCGCCGGTTACAGTCTTGCAGAAGCCCTGGACGAGCTCGAGCAAACCGTTGGCCTGCACCGGGTGCCGGTAATCCACCTCAACGACTCTGTAGGCGAACGGGGCTCGCAGATAGACCACCACGCCAGCCTGATGGAAGGCAAGATTGGCGAGGAGCTAATGGATTTTGTACTCGACCCCCGCCTCCAGGACAAGATCTTCATCATGGAAACCCCACGCGGCACCCTCGAGGATGCCCACAACCTGCGTGTTTTGCGCGGGTGGCTGAGCTCGACCTGA
- a CDS encoding septal ring lytic transglycosylase RlpA family protein yields the protein MKRWAALLLFCGVAWGQGYVVQPGDTLERIARLFQVSEADLRMLNGLVEDPLPVGMELKIPASDWDPMNLEVPPLPEPKDEAREPEEPPRWVFIRPLPAPEEPRVPASAQAIQQGWASWYGPRFHGRRTANGERFNKFRLTAAHRTLPFNTRVRVTNLHNGRSVVVRINDRGPYIRGRIIDLSYAAARQLGMHRQGVIQVKVEILR from the coding sequence ATGAAGCGCTGGGCTGCCCTGCTTTTGTTTTGTGGAGTGGCCTGGGGACAGGGCTACGTGGTACAGCCTGGCGATACCCTCGAGCGCATTGCCCGGCTGTTCCAGGTGAGCGAAGCCGACCTGAGGATGCTGAACGGCCTGGTTGAAGACCCCCTGCCCGTGGGTATGGAGCTGAAAATTCCGGCCTCCGACTGGGACCCTATGAACCTGGAAGTGCCACCCCTGCCCGAGCCAAAAGATGAGGCTAGAGAACCGGAGGAGCCACCTCGCTGGGTCTTTATCCGCCCACTCCCGGCCCCCGAGGAACCCAGAGTGCCTGCATCGGCACAGGCCATCCAGCAGGGCTGGGCTTCATGGTATGGGCCGCGGTTTCATGGCCGCCGTACCGCCAATGGGGAGCGGTTCAACAAGTTTCGCCTAACCGCCGCCCACCGCACCCTGCCCTTCAATACCCGGGTTCGGGTGACCAACTTGCACAATGGCCGGAGTGTTGTGGTGCGGATCAACGACCGCGGCCCTTACATCCGGGGCCGCATCATAGACCTCTCCTATGCCGCCGCGCGACAGCTAGGAATGCACCGGCAAGGGGTTATTCAGGTAAAGGTGGAGATCCTCCGGTGA
- a CDS encoding Xaa-Pro peptidase family protein gives MNFNHLLNQHDLDVLFVSNPHNVRYLSGFVEGKDAKVVITRAGATLITDGRYMVEAAQQRFPHRILLKRTEMNKLLAEFFQGRIGIEADHLSVATLEGFKKDFPDLEFVSTTGIIENLRKRKTPEEIAYIRKAAQLADRGFEYILPFIKPGVREIEVALELEYFLRKQGSEGLAFGTTVASGERSAMPHGGASERIIQSGELVTLDFGCVVGGYCSDMTRTMAVGQVSAELQRIYQAVLEAQMLALEAVAPGKKGQELDALARDHLNQRGYGEHFTHGLGHGVGLFIHEAPGLGQTSEDVLEAGNIVTIEPGVYIPQLGGCRIEDLVLVTEQGHEVLSKSPKHLIEL, from the coding sequence GTGAACTTCAACCACTTGTTGAACCAACATGATCTCGACGTGCTCTTTGTTTCTAATCCCCACAACGTCCGCTACTTATCGGGGTTTGTGGAAGGTAAGGACGCCAAGGTTGTCATTACCCGCGCCGGGGCCACCCTCATCACCGACGGACGCTACATGGTGGAGGCGGCCCAGCAGCGCTTTCCCCACCGCATCCTGCTGAAGCGCACGGAGATGAACAAGCTGCTCGCCGAGTTTTTCCAGGGCCGCATAGGCATCGAGGCCGACCACCTGAGCGTGGCCACCCTGGAAGGCTTCAAAAAGGATTTTCCAGACCTGGAGTTTGTTTCCACCACCGGGATTATCGAAAACCTGCGCAAGCGCAAGACCCCCGAAGAGATTGCTTATATCCGCAAGGCGGCCCAACTGGCCGACCGGGGATTTGAGTACATCCTGCCATTTATCAAGCCGGGGGTACGGGAGATCGAGGTGGCGCTGGAACTCGAATACTTCCTGCGTAAGCAAGGCTCCGAGGGACTGGCCTTCGGTACCACCGTGGCCTCGGGGGAACGCAGCGCCATGCCCCACGGGGGGGCCAGCGAACGCATAATTCAGTCGGGGGAGCTGGTCACGCTGGATTTTGGCTGTGTGGTGGGCGGTTACTGCTCCGACATGACCCGCACCATGGCGGTGGGGCAGGTTTCAGCCGAGCTACAGCGCATCTACCAGGCCGTGCTGGAGGCCCAGATGCTGGCGCTCGAGGCGGTTGCTCCCGGCAAGAAGGGCCAGGAACTGGATGCGCTGGCCCGCGACCACCTCAACCAGCGGGGCTACGGCGAGCACTTCACCCACGGGCTGGGGCACGGGGTGGGCCTGTTTATTCACGAAGCACCCGGTCTGGGCCAGACCTCGGAGGACGTACTCGAGGCCGGTAACATCGTCACCATCGAGCCGGGGGTCTACATCCCCCAGTTAGGCGGTTGCCGTATTGAAGACCTGGTACTGGTCACCGAGCAGGGGCACGAAGTCCTTTCCAAAAGCCCCAAACACTTGATCGAGCTATGA